The Candidatus Glassbacteria bacterium genome has a segment encoding these proteins:
- a CDS encoding PorV/PorQ family protein: protein MKNKLTALVCAALLFAAGNLAAGEVGSTSLNFLKVGVGARPAGMGGAFGALSDDATACFWNPAGLTDSRAGELFFTHHRWIEDISQSAASYTFDVQRVRLGVSMNYFGMGELERRSVNSVEPEGTFSPFDLALGLSAAYRVKDNISAGVTARFVHESLDSETASAMLFDIGIKARTMIPNLTASFVVRNLGTKLKYESVAYDAPRLVSIGAAYRKSLPWRDNSVTVAFEIESPNDNETRLALGGEYNWRNFLLGRAGYRTGLEYEDFSFGMGVNYLQLMFDYAFVPYSDLGNSHRFSFIYAF from the coding sequence GTGAAGAACAAACTGACAGCCCTTGTATGTGCCGCGCTCCTGTTCGCGGCAGGCAATCTGGCGGCGGGAGAAGTCGGCAGCACGAGCCTGAACTTCCTCAAGGTCGGCGTGGGCGCCCGTCCCGCCGGGATGGGCGGCGCGTTCGGAGCGCTCAGCGACGATGCGACGGCTTGTTTCTGGAACCCCGCCGGGCTGACCGACAGCCGCGCGGGCGAACTGTTCTTCACCCACCATCGCTGGATCGAGGATATCTCCCAGAGCGCGGCCAGCTACACGTTCGACGTCCAGCGGGTGCGGCTGGGCGTGTCGATGAATTATTTCGGCATGGGCGAACTTGAGCGGCGCAGTGTCAATTCGGTGGAGCCGGAGGGCACGTTCAGCCCGTTCGACCTGGCGCTGGGACTCAGCGCGGCCTACCGGGTCAAGGATAACATCTCGGCGGGTGTCACCGCCAGATTCGTCCACGAATCACTGGACTCGGAAACAGCCAGCGCGATGTTGTTCGATATCGGGATCAAGGCCCGGACGATGATACCGAACCTGACCGCCAGTTTTGTCGTGCGGAACCTGGGGACCAAGCTGAAATACGAGAGTGTGGCTTACGACGCCCCGCGGCTGGTCAGTATCGGCGCGGCCTACCGCAAGAGCCTGCCCTGGCGCGACAACTCGGTGACCGTGGCGTTCGAGATCGAATCTCCCAACGACAACGAAACCCGTCTGGCTCTGGGCGGCGAGTACAACTGGCGGAATTTCCTGCTGGGACGTGCCGGCTACAGAACTGGCCTGGAGTACGAGGACTTCTCCTTCGGCATGGGAGTGAACTACCTGCAACTGATGTTCGACTACGCGTTCGTACCCTACTCCGACCTGGGCAATTCGCACAGGTTCAGCTTCATCTACGCTTTCTGA
- a CDS encoding nucleoside monophosphate kinase — MVKFRSFLVFGPNGIGKGTNAKAAGTLPGYVHFSTGDMFRALLARVNEGRASELELRIDKTMKGGGLVDDKTTVELAKENLEGWVRDNCFDPEKDCLLLDGLPRNRHQAEMISAFIDVVGVLHVTASRQVAVERITGRAMLEGRKDDQDAEAVGKRLDIFFENAADILSCYDPQFDGRMDYDSKIIHYINADQQPVEVLRDFLQYLV, encoded by the coding sequence ATGGTCAAGTTCAGGAGTTTTCTCGTGTTCGGTCCCAACGGAATCGGCAAGGGGACGAACGCCAAGGCCGCGGGTACGCTGCCGGGCTACGTCCATTTCTCGACAGGCGATATGTTCCGCGCGTTGCTGGCAAGGGTCAATGAGGGCAGGGCCTCGGAACTGGAACTGCGGATCGACAAGACCATGAAGGGCGGCGGGCTGGTTGACGACAAGACAACGGTGGAACTGGCGAAAGAAAACCTCGAGGGTTGGGTGCGGGACAACTGTTTCGATCCGGAAAAAGACTGCCTGCTGCTCGACGGGCTGCCGCGCAACCGGCACCAGGCCGAGATGATATCGGCTTTTATCGACGTTGTGGGCGTGCTGCACGTGACCGCAAGCCGTCAGGTGGCGGTGGAGCGGATCACCGGCCGCGCCATGCTCGAGGGGCGCAAGGACGACCAGGACGCCGAGGCGGTCGGCAAGCGGCTGGACATCTTTTTTGAAAACGCGGCCGATATCCTTTCCTGCTACGACCCGCAATTTGACGGGCGGATGGACTACGATTCGAAAATTATCCATTACATCAACGCGGATCAGCAGCCGGTGGAGGTCCTGCGTGACTTCCTGCAATACCTGGTCTAG
- a CDS encoding ribbon-helix-helix domain-containing protein, with product MSESKTQITTYILVSQKEKLKDLSGKTRVPISEYLREGIDLVLDKYREELHTQKYLPLD from the coding sequence TTGTCGGAAAGCAAAACACAAATTACTACGTATATTCTGGTCAGCCAGAAGGAAAAACTCAAGGACCTTTCAGGCAAGACCAGAGTACCGATCAGTGAGTACCTTCGCGAGGGAATCGACCTCGTGCTCGACAAGTACCGGGAAGAATTGCACACCCAGAAATACCTTCCCCTGGACTGA
- a CDS encoding HAD family hydrolase, whose product MSAAPPSLFLFDIDGTLLTTGGSGYRSFLRSCSEVLGIDGPIDGIHMAGKLDRGIYQEIIDLYRPGTSRTESETTWELFRRRYIDLLKIESRDTSEWGLFPGVRRIVDYADRCGKLALLTGNVREGALIKIGAFGLERYFPTGGFGELDITRSELAGQAFERACEHFDTSFQPDQTYVLGDTVNDIRAARAIGAHAIAVATGTVSSEELAAAEPEVLVDDFASGAERVIEYISC is encoded by the coding sequence ATGTCAGCGGCTCCACCCTCGCTGTTCCTGTTCGATATCGACGGTACACTGCTCACCACCGGCGGCAGCGGGTATCGCAGTTTCTTGCGCTCCTGCAGCGAAGTGCTGGGAATCGACGGGCCGATTGACGGGATCCACATGGCCGGTAAGCTCGACCGCGGTATCTACCAGGAAATAATCGATCTCTACCGGCCCGGCACCAGCAGGACGGAATCCGAGACAACCTGGGAGCTGTTCCGCCGGCGTTATATCGATCTGCTGAAAATCGAAAGCCGCGATACTTCCGAGTGGGGCCTGTTCCCCGGCGTTCGGCGGATAGTGGACTATGCTGATCGATGCGGTAAACTGGCCCTGCTTACCGGCAACGTCCGCGAGGGAGCGCTGATCAAGATCGGTGCGTTCGGCCTGGAGCGCTACTTCCCCACCGGCGGATTCGGCGAACTGGATATCACCCGCAGCGAACTTGCGGGACAGGCTTTCGAGCGGGCCTGCGAGCATTTCGACACCTCATTCCAACCCGACCAGACATACGTGCTCGGCGACACGGTCAACGATATCAGGGCCGCCCGCGCAATCGGGGCCCACGCTATCGCTGTCGCCACCGGGACTGTGAGCTCCGAGGAACTCGCCGCGGCCGAACCCGAAGTGCTGGTCGATGATTTCGCCAGCGGCGCCGAACGGGTTATCGAATATATTTCCTGCTGA